A stretch of Chloroflexota bacterium DNA encodes these proteins:
- a CDS encoding cytochrome c biogenesis protein CcdA, with amino-acid sequence MLYLLLSHRTLGIAAASRVTISPQRNMRNVFGFGIVYAIGSLSCTLPIFLVVVGSSLATSSLANSFIQFMGYALGMASVLIAVTIGAAIFRGAVAKGLRKVVPFIHRTSALFLLGAGLYLIYYWVFITQSF; translated from the coding sequence TTGTTGTACCTGTTGCTCTCCCATCGCACCCTGGGCATCGCAGCGGCCAGCCGGGTAACCATCAGTCCCCAGCGCAACATGCGCAACGTCTTTGGCTTTGGAATCGTTTACGCCATTGGTTCTCTGAGTTGCACGTTGCCCATCTTTTTGGTGGTCGTGGGCAGTTCCCTGGCCACCAGCAGTCTGGCCAACTCCTTCATCCAGTTCATGGGCTATGCTTTGGGAATGGCCAGCGTGCTCATCGCCGTCACCATCGGCGCTGCGATCTTCCGTGGCGCGGTGGCCAAGGGTCTGCGCAAAGTGGTGCCTTTCATTCACCGGACCAGCGCCCTCTTCCTGCTGGGCGCGGGGCTCTACCTGATCTACTACTGGGTGTTCATCACCCAATCCTTTTGA
- the tsaA gene encoding tRNA (N6-threonylcarbamoyladenosine(37)-N6)-methyltransferase TrmO, whose product MKIEFQAIGVIHTPFTKPEGMPIQPAGGAGVKGTVEVFEQYRAGLKDLDGFSHIILLYHFHYNRGFKPHVVPFMDSQPRGVFATRAPRRPNPIGLSVVRLSRIEDGVLHVENMDIIDGTPLLDIKPYVQEFDTQVDVRTGWLEQARKRVSQRKSDDRFKRIG is encoded by the coding sequence ATGAAGATTGAATTCCAGGCAATTGGCGTGATCCACACGCCGTTCACAAAACCGGAGGGCATGCCGATTCAGCCAGCGGGCGGGGCTGGCGTAAAGGGCACCGTGGAGGTGTTTGAGCAATACCGTGCCGGTTTGAAGGATCTCGATGGTTTCTCCCACATCATCCTGCTGTACCACTTTCACTACAACCGGGGATTCAAACCGCACGTCGTGCCGTTCATGGATTCGCAGCCACGTGGAGTCTTCGCTACCCGCGCCCCCAGGAGACCGAATCCCATCGGCCTTTCAGTTGTGCGGCTGAGCAGAATCGAGGATGGTGTGTTGCACGTCGAGAATATGGACATTATCGATGGCACTCCGCTGCTTGACATCAAACCTTATGTGCAAGAATTCGATACGCAAGTCGATGTCCGGACCGGTTGGTTGGAACAGGCAAGAAAGAGGGTCTCACAACGGAAATCGGACGACAGATTCAAAAGGATTGGGTGA